Within Crassostrea angulata isolate pt1a10 chromosome 2, ASM2561291v2, whole genome shotgun sequence, the genomic segment ttttacacaccatgttgacattcgaaactttcgggattttttttaataaatgcactgtgttagagttatctcccgtattttctttgatgaacagaaaaatttccaatgaaaattaacacgcatttgttttatcgtttccaagtttatccatgcaaatgtgatattgtggaaacataaaataaagagtatccGTGGTTTagtgtgaatgtaatgcgcatgcgcaagattttaaaatccaaaacattcagatgatttccggaatgtTTTGAGGagttttcgttgattattaattaacgaagctttattgagaaaaaataaatacaaattggtaatcttcaagtaccaatgatgtttaaaatatataaaacaaaagacagtactcttccgattgatcggtattaaagctaaaaatttcgagtctattattttaatatagtaatatagatatatatctGCTTTCAACCTTAGGGtgactatatatttttttgaaccTGAAGGGGacatattgtataatttgatatgttACTCTCAACACTATATGAGTTACATGAACATTAATACGCAAGTTCCGAGATACCTGCTCTCTAGTAAGGGAGGTACATTTAATACCGTTGAGTGCGCGTCGGTGGGTAGAAATATCCAAGGACGCTTCGAATGAAAATGGCGGAATCGAGTGTTGTCAGTGATGTTATAAACATGCTCAAACCTGAGCTTAGGTCATATCTGTTGGCAAGAGGAATCACTGTTACCGACTATAATGTGTCACAACTTCGAGAGCTCGCTAATAAAGCATCGGAAATGAAATTATCGGTTATATCGCAGAAAGACGACGCCATCGATTCGTTCAGAAAACGCTCTACGATTGCCCTTAAAGATCGAGTGATAAACTTTCCATTTGTGTGCGATGTAAGTTTGAAAAGTTGGACATATGATTTGTCATGCATGCCAGACATAGTTTGTGCAGATATCTTCGTCCATTTACTCTCTAATGCCCAGTGGACAGCAGACCGCACCAAGTGTTACAAACAAGAGAGggggtatattttttataaatgcaaCCATATCAGTGCCGTTCAGTGCCATGCATTACCCGAAGACCATATGTACATTCGAGCAAAGTGTCTGAGAGAAACTTCGCAAAGTGAAAAGCCATACTTCGTCAGGCAACTGACTGACAGCAATGGCACCATCAAATCAGCTGGATGTGAATGTACAGCGTAAGTTTCTATTATCAtagttttctaatttttttgatCAATCagcttttataaaaataaatttttattccttcaAACTTGCAttgtttatcaatatatattcCTGGTACAttatgtatgtttatttattcagttatcatttaattaagggccctcaaggggTATTTACACATTTCAAATGTAGGGCTTACAATGTTTACATATGATTGGTTATTATTAAAGTCTTATATGTGTAAAAATTGGGTTGCAAgtgacttacatgtataacagtagttttatttagatattCAAGCTGTGATTTATCaatgattcaatttttaatttgaaaaattgtattattctatgaaataaaattacatttatatgatatataaatatttaattactaTTAGTAAGATATGTTATGCACTGGGAATCATTCAATGAGACTGAACTGACATTGGGTAATCAATTAGGTAAAAACCAGCCCTGTATATCAATCTGGTCTCTTATATATTCTTAAATTTCAAGGTTACCCCGCTCTCTGTTTTAGGGATGACGGTGGTTGTAAACACGTCGTAGCTCTCCTGTTTAGCTTAGTTGAGTGGAGTGAGAGGCATACCGACAGGAACACAGCAACATGTACAGATGTCCAGTGTTTGTGGGACAAGCCGAGAAGAGAGTCGAAGCCCAAAAAACTTGATGATATTAGTAAATCTGACATTAATATGGTCTATCCTTACACACATATCTATCATTCTATTCATGAGGAAAATGTTACAgatgatgattttgaaatggaaatttttgagCTTGTTAAGAATTATGATACACAAATCATAGAAGTTTTAGAGAAAGATTGTACAcataataataatgttaatGAACCTCATCCTGTACCATTACTTGCTTTATCATATAGACAAAGTAAATGTAGTATGCCATTTGTCAAATTTATGCAAGAAAGTATAGATAAGTCAGATTGTATGGAGATTGACACTTTAACTGGGGGTCAGAGTGAAAATGTGAACTGGTTTCAGTATAGAGTAGGCAGAGTTACTGCATCAATTGTGCATGATGTTGTTAAATATAAAGGAGACAATGTCAACAACTCTAttgttaaaaagatttttacagaaaagttaGATGTCTCAAGTCTTGCAATTTTATATGGGAGAGAAAGAGAGTCATCAGCACGAGAATTGTATGATACTCAATGTAAAACTGATCACTGTAAACACAATGTAAAAATTCCAGGTCTTTTGGTAAATCCAAAATATCCACATATTGCTGCAAGTCCTGATGGTGTTGTTACTTGTGATTGTTGTCGGAAAACTTTATTAGAAATCAAATGTCCATATAAATACAGATATTGCACTGTGGATCAAATTTGTAGTGAAAATTATCACATTTTTCTAGattcaaataatgaaatgaagCTTAAGCAAACCTCTCCATGGTATTATCAGATTCAGTGTCAGTTAGCTGTTGCAGATTTATAGTATTGTGATTTTGTGATGTACTTAGAGGGTGTAGCagcttgtaaataaaaaatttatgttGAAAGAATTGAGTTCAATGCACAGTTCTGGGCAGAATGTTTGAAAagtattaattcattttatgaaaaatttgttGTCCCAAGACTGTTGtctgtataaatatttacacaaaatgatAGTGCACATTTTCTTGATTCAGCTACAATGTTCTGTGAATCAATATTACATCATGTACATAAACtgttatgaaaatcattttatgcatgtacatgtaagtatcctaataagcatgtatttttcagtttttcctAATGCTTCCTTTCTATGATTTTATCATCtccatgattcaaaattgttaaaaagaatACTGAATTCTCTTGTTTGAATCTTTATTAatgtatacaatttttaaatctcCTTgaaacatgtatacatataattacaaaaatgtGACTTGATTATGTCAATCAGCAAGTCTAACTATTGGGTTACTTAATATATTGCacttatatcatttataaaattttgaaaatgaacaaCATTTTAgtatgttaatatatataacacaatTGTTTCAATATACATATGTGTGTGCCAAAAATTATTGCTAGATATTTCATGCATTTTATGGATGATTTGTAGACTTAGGGGACATGACTTATATTTGTAAATGGCGCATATGAATTAATGAAATCAGTTTGTAGCATGtgcaaaaacaattttaatacaGTCACAAGGTAGTAAGACTTCAAACTGTCTTCAtccctttttttttacattgatgaagattaattgtattttcaaaattatgcatatgatgacatataaattttttccaaaaaaatatatacatgtaatagtaaaACTAAAAATGCTTTTCATTATACACAAATAAATGCATGAAATCATAAACAATGATGTTGCTGAATTCATTTTCTAACTAGTTTTGGCATCAGATTACACAGAAAGACACCAACTTTTACCATTTGATTAACAACTGGTTTCAGATGCCATAGTATATTATTACCCACAAGCTTGAACAGTTTCAAACGTTGAATTGCTCGCTCAACATGTATGCGCAACTTTGCAATGTTTCTAGTTTGCtttatttcattaacatttaatctttttttcttgcCCCATGTACATTTTCTTGTAAATGGCGGAATATTCAGAGTGGCTTTCCTTTTTGTTAACAAATCTCTAATAGTAAACCCCCTATCAGCCATGACATCCTCTCCCTCCTCAATTAACTCAAGACAATTTGAATGTTCAGTAATAAACCTGTCGGAAACATCTCCACCATAAACATCGcagacaaaaataaatgtacctGATGGAGAAATTCCAAGTAAACATTTTCCAGTGTTTTTTGACTTGTATGTACTGTACGTTTCAGACTGAGCAGATGGGGATCTTggtctttgaaaaaaaaatacagtgcAATCAATTATTACTCTAGTTTTAGGATAGGTATTTCTAAAAGATTTTGGCATGTACTTTTTAACCTGTAGTTTACTTGGCCATTTTATTAACTTTCCAAAGCAAGTAGCAAGAAATGTTATCCAGGTAACACAAATTTGTGAAACACGTGAATTTGAAATTCCAAATATATCAGACAAAAGAAATCCAACTAAGCCTAATCTAAATCGAACTAGTGTAAGtataaattcatgaaataaGGTTAATTTACGTGAAGGTCctggtttgttttttaatccTTGCTGATAATGTTTTTCATTTGCACTATTGGGACCATTCcaatatttcaaatttgaacattttgaataaataatattgaataagCTAAACAATAATGCTATATATGGAATTCCCGTATATTGTCGGACAGACGCATCAGAACTTGTAACCTTCTCTACAAAGACCTCTCTAAAAAATGAGTCTTTGTCGTTCACACATCTTTCCATATATTCCATTTGAACGAATGAAATGTCTGTCTGGCATTCAGTGGAAATGGTGATAGGCTCATTATTTCCAGTATCACAATAGGGGTGATCTCTTGGAGGCATCCATCGTTCTGTATCACTCAGAATCTGAATACTGGTACTCTCGACTGAATCTGTATAAGTAGTATTTAGTGtgtatatattctttaaatgaAATAGAGGTGCAAAGTATTGATAGATCACTGTATGTATATGcatttgtatatatgttttgtatgtaaatacatgtactggtttattgtacgtaatacatgaaaatatttactAACCTGTTGGACTAGGTTCTGTATACTGAGCTTCCACCTCACCAACCAAATATGGAACATTGTCATCTTCATACAGATTGGTAAAAGCAGCATATTCTCCATTATTTTGATAAGAGGGAATATCAACATTACTATTGACCCTTTTAAAGGAGCAAGATAATTTTTAATCCCTTACACAATAATACATAGTATTTAGTCATACACAACACATAATGCAGTGTAATGTAGTGGTCAgttaatgtattatttttaaaaagtatctaATATTTGACAGTGTAAGGATtcattattataaattattatcattatcttttatcataatatgaaTTATGCAACACGGCCTTAAAGCCAACGAATGGTGCCTTAACTGTTTgatgttgggggggggggggggggtcatgattGATAAAACGACATATAACATGGGCATAATAAAAATTACCTTAGTGCACATGTTTTATAGTTGTTGTAGGGGAAAAGTGTTGGTACAGTTTCACCTTGGCAAAATGACGGGAACATATTCTCGTATACTTAGTTGTTTTCCAACTAATTTTTCGGCGAATCAGCCGCAACCATCGAAAATATTCACGTTTGTTTTTACGCCTATCTCATCCATGAATATTTATCTAACTGCTGTAATTTTCGTTTCGAATCCGTACATTCTAAAACACAGCACTAAAATACGGCATGTTGTTATATGCAGACGATGTCTGGCGTATTTGTACCCACCGTAGCTAATGACGCACAACTATTTCACCTCCAAACGCGCGAGTTGCAATTACGGGAGATAACTCCTGCAGAACTCGGAACTTGCGTATAGAAATTAAACTAAAAAGTGAAACTAGATCAGCAAAGAGAaagtaaaagatatttttgtctTAAAAGGTGATCACCACATTAGgccatcatttaaaaaaatatatataatgcttTATTTCTGTgctattaattgataaaaacagtCAAATTTATTGCACAGACAACCCGTACTAATTTGCACACATCACTCGTACCAAGATTTTTGGTAAGTTTACTCTCTATGttaatacataaaaaagaaCCTCTAAGcaatttttgctaatttatatagaaaaaaagaggGAAACATctgatttctaaaaaaaattatatttttaatatatttccattttgaaaaaagagcATCAAAATTATTAAccgtagatttttttttaagatataaattagACACTGAAATAATTTACTTGACATTAATATctaaatttgtattaaaaaaactgaaaagttaataattagtatttttttaattgtataatcttgatctttttaaaaagctttttcATATCTTATCATGATTGATACACACCTCTGTAAGTGTCTCAAAATTTTTCGTAGTAGATTGTGTTGCAGAACCCAGTTATAAGATAGACTCAAGTAGGACAGGGCAAGATACAGTTTTTAAATGTGAAGACATTTTACAAGAAGTATAAGAGAGAGAAAGTTGTTAGGACAGAAAGAGAAAGCTGTTAGGACAGAGAGAGAAAGTTGTTGGGACAGAGAGAGAAAGTTGTTAGGACATATTACAGTATGTCTCGGGCTGTCTTGAGCATGTGCAGATGAATAATTATGCCTTTAATGTGAAGAATGGAAGGACCCACTGTTATTGAACTGACTCTTTTGAGTTGTATGCTACTGGTTTAGGTCCACATACTACTTTAGCTGCTCATAGTAAGAAGAAGATGGACACGATTTTTTGCAAGATGGGATAGTTGGATGAATTAGAAATTCCAAAAGAATGAATGCACAAggtttcaatttttgtttgattgaTTTTCATTTAGGGGGTTGTCCAAAATGAgatattgatattgattttcattaagGGTGTTGTCCCAAATGAGAATGagttttttaaagaagattcaGGGTTtacataaatactagtatgcaGTACGTTGTTTAACTTGATGTGTGTGCACTGTAGAGGAAATGTATCAATTCACACTTaagtaaaaattgtatatacaaattatcaaaattgaataaacaatatttttgcaGGGAAGGATTTGATGGCAAGAAGAGAAGGTAAGCTACCTACCAGAATTTTCAACtgagaaattcaatttttgacatAGTGAAAATGGAGGGTAGGTGTGTTGGTGGCTGAAGGGTGCCCCAATagttcattaattttctttaaagtgTCCTGGACGTCAAATTATACCTTGAGTTTCAATTACGcagattttataataaaacaaggcgtaaaaaaacaaaatttcattgcGTGGCCTAATAAGCGAGTTATCCGCCGTCAAAGTTGTTGACTTTCGCACCTGCTCAAAACCAATCAGCGCAACTTCCGGTTTTACGTTAAATAGAAATTAGGCGTGACGTCACAACACAGCTTTTTCGAAGATGGCCAACAGAAGCGATAGCAGCATTTCCAGTATTTCCTCGTCCGATATTGACCTCCACATGTCGTTTGAGGTGGGTTCGTTTGAAGAAAGTGTTCATGAAGCCCCCCAGAACATCCAGCCTTACAGATTTGAGCCAGAAGCAAGCAGTTCCGACGAATCGGACGACTCCAGAGGGGACAACCCCGAGGATGATATCGTCGACAGAGTAGGAAATACGGTCTGGTACGGCATTTTTGACAAGTAAAAGCTTTGcttatatataatatgaaacaatttgAAACCTAAgacattattttgaaataaaatacgtTTGAAATACGGCTAATTACTCATATTATAAATCTACATTATTAACCAAAATGGCGAATTTACCGATCGACGCCAAGTTACTACAGatgtacattagaaaaattctACTTATTCGATTAAATAATAACTAAGGAATCtgtaattttatcaatataagaGTCAATATTACTCAACATTTTTGATAAACTCTAGCTCCAACATTGATCAAATCTCGTATTAATGTTCTTGATTGACCTGTTTTATTTACACATTCACctgatattaaattttttttttgagtttgACACATCCGtatactttattattttattacaccCAATTAGGTGCAAGTTGTACATCTATGCCCACTGCAAAGGAAAGCATCTGCTGCCAAGAAGTACAACAGATCGATGCCAAGAGGGGATCTATTCATCAGTTGACCTGTATAACTCGGCACCTGGGGTTTGGACCAGTTTGTCTGGACGAGTATGTACTCGAGACAGCATACTACCAGTACAGATCCCAGTATGGAGAATTAAGAACAACCACAGAAGAGTAAGTTATATAAATGTAGCATTTATTTCATACACATTGATTGATGTTTCATCAACTTGTACTCATAAGTatgctttttttatttcagaagaaATAGGTACACAGCCTATCGCCAGCTTGTTCGGTGGTGTTGGGGCTATTTAGGAAGAAACGTCCGTGTTCCCCTACCTGCATGTGCAGTGACCAAGATTAGACATACTTTCAGTCCAACCAGTACAGAGGTTTCCAAGACCCAGAATAAgtaagtttgttaaaaaaaaaaataaacatgcaacattatacaaatgttcaaacaaaacaaaataatacatattaaaataaataagtaataaCAAAGAAAGCATCAGTTACATAAAAATTTGAGTACAATAAGTAAACAGATAATATGCATCCAGGAACGAGACGTGGGCCCTGCTTTCATCTTCCCATATATACAACAGGGGAGGGTTAGAGCAACAtcaatagggggggggggggggtgaacaatatatacaaaatgacTTAGACAGTAGTTAAGTACCAGTCCATATTAAATTCAGACAAAAGGTGATACATGTAGGTTCTCAGATTATGATGATATTTCACATACTGGTTTTTTATGGTCCAAATATAgtgtatgtaaaataaaaattaaattcatgaaaCGTTACTATTGAAATCAGTTAAAGATAGTTCCCTTAGCAAAGGAGCTGAATTTGCTCTATGGTTTTGGTATACTATCACCATTTCAgatgttaaaatttaatctttaagaatcaatctgattaaacaaaatctgATATCTTAAAGACATTATATTATATACTATAATCATCACCAAAATAGATTAAATAGATAAAGGAATTTATTTCTACCGATCCTCAAAAggtcattttcaaattttgctgAATCAGCGTTTTAAGCagtttttagtcaattttaaTTTAGTAAAGCAAAAAAAGTCAGATAAATATGCATGGTAagtatattcaaaatgaatatataggaGATGAAATAATTATATCTACTTTTATTTCCGTGGGCTCTTTCTTTTATATGCCCGTTGCTAGGCAACAAAAAATGGTTGTTTTTATActgaaaatacaaacaaatcCCGTTAAGAACACACATTTTAGAAGTTTTACTGCATAAATCAGATAAATGttatgaaaagatttttttccacCAATTATACTATTTGTAGGAAACAAAGTTGTGTTGTgtccttgacccaaggtcatgtggacaagttcaaggtcacttaAATAAAAAGTGTCTGATCCATATATTTCTTTTGGAGTAACATGATGATTAGGAATTTCTATATCACACAAAAACTGTTCATGGCCCGAAGTGTGACAAGACCTTGACTCAAGGTCATTTAGAtaagttcaaggtcacttgAAGAAAAAGTGCATTATTTGTGTCCAGTGAATAGAAACTGGGGGAGTTTTCACTTCCTACAATTTGTCAAAGATTGCAAAAGATCTGAATGTGTGTCATCATCTTGACCCAGGGTCATTtaggcaagttcaaggtcatttgttttaaactatGCATAATATTTTCTTTGGGAAATGTATCAATACTATGTCACAATACCTCTAATATCATGATATAATAGAATTgcgaaaatttgaattttgttaaattgcccttttttcattttctttaactaCCAGTGGTTTGTCAGACCATTTACTGTctgttttttgacattttaacaatttgtttaacTTAGCACACCTGAATAGACCAATAGGTAATTGATATGCAGGTGATGGTAAGAATGTGATATCTGTTTAATACCTTACATTTGGGCGCTTTCAATCATGAgcgaaatattaaaattttgaacacatCGATCACTAAATCATGCAGAGCAATTGTCTTACAAGATTTTCagttcatttttatatatttcttgaaataatttgcaattAAGGAGAAACACTTACTAATCCATTAGgcacagtatttttttttaaataacctatgtacattatttgtttgacatgaatttaattatattattatacctGTGACTGAGCTTTTTAATCctattaaagaaaatatgaaaaacaaattaaattgatCTTCCACATTTAATTGTTCTTCAGGAGAATTTCAGCAATTAAGAACTATAAGGATGATATTCATATGAAAATACatggggttcaatatatcagcATGGTTTTTGGTCAAAGTATcaattatgtattaattttacatgtaaattgtatttaaattactACCCAGTGGTGTATTGGTCAACCGATGCAATCATTATCATACAATAATTTTACTTATTATCGTACATAATATCTGAAGAGACTGTTCATGTAGATTATTCGTTAAAAATGGAGTTTTGCTCACCCCTCATCCCATTACACACAATCTTGTACATCAATTCAATTGAAATGATACCATGTTATCATAAAACAAGAATGAATTAACAGGGCTGGATGGTTGAGGTCATTGTAAGATAGTATTCACTGGTATTCTTAAAGGGAAGAGctctttataaagatattttaaaaatactgacGTTCACCAGCtgaaatttattgattttctttAGCTTAGAACGtcatatctaaaaattaaaggtTACTAAGAGCTGATGAGTAATGTGTTAACCATCCagctttcttttaaaatctacaGATATTGTCACAATAAAAACACTTTGCATAAGTTATATACATCTATGTATCAAACAATTTCAGTCCTTGTCACAAAATGAGTAATGTTTCTATCTCAGTCAATTATGTCAATCCTACTGAAATTCTGCAGCTGTTTCGGCCTTAGCAATGTTCAAAAGAACTGCATCCAAATCATCATCACTGATATCTGTGGAGGACGTTTTTTTTCAATGCAGAAagtcttgaaaaaaaagatgagaTTTGACCAAAAGCCAAATATTGGTGTGCACTGAAtcttttttctccattttcatttttagcAACTCTCATGTTTTTAGCGACAACTGATGGATGTAACTTTGCTCCACTACTCTCTCCTTGCAAGAATATATCACTAAGATATGATTTCAAGTCATCTGAGAATCTAgcactttttctttcttttttcaaagccCAACCCATATCAGACTGCACACACACTTGCTCAGTGACCCCTTCTCCGGTTTTAGAATATTTCAGAGTATCTTCTGATAGTGTACAACATGCATCCATCCATCTCATTTTTATATCATCATAAGATGACCTTGCTTGGAGCTGGTAAGTGTGATTGCCGATTAAGCAATGGTTTTGCATCTCACTGTATCTTGTGAAGATCTGGGTACATCCTGCTTCAGGACAATTAAAAGCATGA encodes:
- the LOC128174588 gene encoding uncharacterized protein LOC128174588, translating into MKMAESSVVSDVINMLKPELRSYLLARGITVTDYNVSQLRELANKASEMKLSVISQKDDAIDSFRKRSTIALKDRVINFPFVCDVSLKSWTYDLSCMPDIVCADIFVHLLSNAQWTADRTKCYKQERGYIFYKCNHISAVQCHALPEDHMYIRAKCLRETSQSEKPYFVRQLTDSNGTIKSAGCECTADDGGCKHVVALLFSLVEWSERHTDRNTATCTDVQCLWDKPRRESKPKKLDDISKSDINMVYPYTHIYHSIHEENVTDDDFEMEIFELRV